In one window of Fundidesulfovibrio soli DNA:
- a CDS encoding L-lactate permease translates to MEAWTQIYDPISKSIGISALVAGIPIYALFYFLAVKRMKGHVAGAIASLLALVLGIAFWGIPASTAIGSYSYGFVYGLFPIVWIVITAIWVYNMTVESGEFEIIKNSLACITDDRRLQAVFIGFAFGSFIEGTAGFGTPVAITAAMLVGLGFNPLYAAGLCLLANTAPVAFGAVGIPITALAGATKLDEMHISAIVGRQLPFLAVLVPIWLSVTMCGFKRTMEVLPALLVAGVSFAGTQFLMSNFHGPTLPDILSAIVTIIALWGFLRVWKPKTVFHFPDEPAPTGPAVCNYSAGEIVRAWMPYIILAVLVLIQGWPSIKGPLAKMVNVEIPWPMYHNMIAKMVNGQPALQAVIFKFQPLAAAGTAILLSGIMAIFIMPNYGVGKAIGCFGRTIHQLRWPIVSIGNIVGLAFIMNANGMSTTLGLALAGTGVLFPFFAPILGWLGVFLTGSDTSSNLLFGNLQKTTAQAIGVSPELCAAANTSGGVTGKMISPQSIAVGVAATGLHGKDGDIFRFTLWHSVAMLLFICVLTMLMAYPLKWMLPS, encoded by the coding sequence ATGGAAGCCTGGACCCAAATCTATGACCCCATTAGCAAAAGCATTGGGATTTCGGCATTGGTAGCCGGTATCCCGATCTACGCCCTGTTTTACTTCCTGGCCGTGAAACGCATGAAGGGCCATGTGGCCGGCGCTATCGCCTCTCTGCTGGCCCTGGTGCTGGGCATCGCCTTCTGGGGTATCCCGGCGTCCACCGCCATCGGTTCCTACTCGTACGGCTTCGTGTACGGTTTGTTCCCCATCGTGTGGATCGTCATCACCGCCATCTGGGTCTACAACATGACTGTTGAGTCCGGCGAGTTCGAGATCATCAAGAACTCCCTGGCGTGCATCACCGACGACCGCCGCCTGCAGGCCGTGTTCATCGGCTTCGCCTTCGGCTCCTTCATTGAAGGCACCGCCGGCTTCGGCACCCCCGTGGCCATCACCGCGGCCATGCTGGTGGGCCTGGGCTTCAACCCCCTGTACGCCGCCGGCCTCTGCCTGCTGGCCAACACCGCCCCCGTGGCCTTCGGCGCGGTCGGTATCCCCATCACCGCCCTGGCCGGCGCCACCAAGCTGGACGAGATGCACATCTCCGCCATCGTTGGCCGCCAGCTGCCCTTCCTGGCCGTGCTCGTGCCCATCTGGCTGTCCGTCACCATGTGCGGCTTCAAGCGCACCATGGAAGTCCTGCCCGCCCTGCTCGTGGCCGGTGTGTCCTTCGCCGGCACCCAGTTCCTGATGTCCAACTTCCACGGCCCCACCCTGCCCGACATCCTGTCGGCCATCGTGACCATCATCGCGCTGTGGGGATTCCTGCGTGTGTGGAAGCCCAAGACCGTGTTCCACTTCCCCGATGAGCCCGCGCCCACCGGCCCCGCCGTGTGCAACTACTCCGCCGGCGAGATCGTGCGCGCCTGGATGCCCTACATCATCCTGGCCGTCCTGGTGCTGATCCAGGGCTGGCCCTCCATCAAGGGCCCCCTGGCCAAGATGGTCAACGTGGAAATCCCCTGGCCCATGTACCACAACATGATCGCCAAGATGGTCAACGGCCAGCCCGCTCTCCAGGCCGTGATCTTCAAGTTCCAGCCCCTGGCCGCCGCCGGCACCGCGATCCTGCTCTCCGGCATCATGGCCATCTTCATCATGCCCAACTACGGCGTGGGCAAGGCCATCGGCTGCTTTGGCCGCACCATCCACCAGCTGCGCTGGCCCATCGTCTCCATCGGCAACATCGTCGGCCTGGCCTTCATCATGAACGCCAACGGCATGTCCACCACCCTGGGCCTGGCCCTGGCCGGCACCGGCGTCCTGTTCCCGTTCTTCGCCCCCATCCTGGGCTGGCTGGGCGTGTTCCTGACCGGTTCCGACACCTCGTCCAACCTGCTCTTCGGCAACCTGCAGAAGACCACCGCACAGGCCATCGGCGTCTCCCCCGAACTGTGCGCCGCCGCCAACACCTCCGGTGGTGTTACCGGCAAGATGATCTCGCCCCAGTCCATCGCCGTCGGCGTGGCCGCCACCGGCCTGCACGGCAAGGACGGCGACATCTTCCGCTTCACCCTGTGGCACTCCGTTGCGATGCTGCTCTTCATCTGCGTGCTGACCATGCTCATGGCCTACCCGCTGAAGTGGATGCTGCCTTCCTAG
- a CDS encoding methyl-accepting chemotaxis protein, translated as MANPTRSASGIVGFFRNFSISWRFALLLILFSVFTGGAVTVFYLGIKQVLDNNIQAAQEIMLAEQKQKLSVASESLAQGIGVAIKDEKDSARRVEIIRAMVDPIRFEQDKSGYYFVYENTVNVALPTKKDAQGQDLGQTKDKNNVYFVRELMDKAKAGGGFVEYVFPKPGQGDQPKLAYATMIPGTTMWLGTGVYIDNIDKEKARIRNNSEERIGSILTAIFSGIGGGLVLIIGLSGIIIASISGPIREATAAATRCADGDLDVHLDVFGRDEAARMQTALNTMVATLRRNIQDIEAKTAEAEEKAHAADEARAQAEKATALAELARSEGMAAAASRLTSVVASVGSATNAISGQSEEIRSSADEQNERIQVTATNMEQMAEAVMDVARSAAAASTQAEQARAKAQQGRQVVDDSIQAMRQVGEQAQALKSNMDDLGKRSHDIDRILTVISDIADQTNLLALNAAIEAARAGDAGRGFAVVADEVRKLAEKTMSATQEVSASIGAIQHSARESIANTDRALESISLAGSLADQSGEVLSELVRGAQAAAEQIQSIAAASEEQSSASEEINRSLGAVSELTQRTKHSVGSSAESIRGLLEQSNELQRIIDELHGEAGGSVRALPRG; from the coding sequence ATGGCCAACCCTACGCGCTCAGCATCGGGAATCGTCGGTTTCTTCAGAAATTTTTCCATCTCCTGGCGTTTCGCACTGCTGTTGATACTCTTCTCCGTCTTCACCGGCGGCGCGGTGACCGTGTTCTACCTGGGCATCAAGCAGGTGCTGGACAACAACATCCAGGCCGCCCAGGAGATCATGCTGGCCGAACAGAAGCAGAAGCTCTCCGTGGCCTCAGAATCTCTGGCGCAGGGCATCGGCGTGGCCATCAAGGACGAGAAGGACTCCGCACGGCGCGTGGAGATCATCCGCGCCATGGTGGACCCCATCCGCTTCGAGCAGGACAAGTCCGGCTACTATTTCGTCTATGAGAACACGGTCAACGTGGCCTTGCCGACCAAGAAGGACGCCCAGGGCCAGGATCTTGGCCAGACCAAGGACAAGAACAACGTCTACTTCGTGCGCGAGCTGATGGACAAGGCCAAGGCCGGCGGAGGATTCGTCGAGTACGTCTTCCCCAAGCCCGGCCAGGGCGACCAGCCCAAGCTTGCCTACGCCACCATGATTCCCGGCACCACCATGTGGCTCGGCACAGGCGTGTACATCGACAACATCGACAAGGAGAAGGCGCGCATCCGCAACAACAGCGAGGAGCGCATCGGCTCCATCCTCACGGCCATCTTCTCCGGCATCGGCGGCGGCCTTGTGCTTATCATCGGCCTTTCGGGGATCATCATCGCAAGCATCTCCGGCCCCATCCGCGAGGCCACCGCAGCCGCCACCCGCTGCGCCGACGGAGACCTTGACGTGCACCTCGACGTCTTCGGACGCGACGAGGCCGCCCGGATGCAGACCGCCCTGAACACCATGGTGGCCACCCTGCGCCGCAACATCCAGGACATCGAGGCCAAGACAGCCGAAGCCGAGGAAAAAGCCCACGCCGCCGACGAAGCCCGCGCCCAGGCCGAAAAGGCTACCGCGCTGGCCGAACTGGCCCGCAGCGAGGGAATGGCCGCCGCCGCCTCACGCCTCACATCCGTTGTGGCCAGCGTGGGCTCGGCCACCAACGCCATCTCCGGCCAATCCGAGGAAATCCGCTCCAGCGCCGACGAGCAGAACGAGCGCATCCAGGTGACCGCCACCAATATGGAGCAGATGGCCGAGGCCGTGATGGACGTGGCCCGCAGCGCCGCCGCAGCCTCCACCCAGGCCGAGCAGGCCCGCGCCAAGGCGCAGCAGGGCCGCCAGGTGGTTGACGACTCCATCCAGGCCATGCGCCAGGTGGGCGAGCAGGCCCAGGCCCTCAAGTCCAACATGGACGACCTGGGCAAGCGCTCCCACGACATCGACCGCATCCTGACCGTGATCTCCGACATCGCGGACCAGACCAACCTGCTGGCCCTCAACGCAGCCATCGAGGCTGCCAGGGCGGGCGACGCCGGGCGGGGCTTCGCTGTGGTGGCCGACGAGGTGCGCAAACTGGCCGAGAAGACCATGAGCGCCACCCAGGAGGTCAGCGCGAGCATCGGGGCCATCCAGCACTCCGCACGGGAGAGCATCGCCAACACGGACCGCGCCCTGGAGTCCATCTCCCTGGCCGGCAGCCTGGCCGACCAGTCCGGCGAGGTCCTCTCCGAGCTGGTGCGGGGCGCCCAGGCCGCCGCCGAACAGATCCAGAGCATCGCAGCCGCCTCCGAGGAGCAATCCTCGGCCTCAGAGGAGATCAACCGCTCCCTGGGCGCCGTGAGCGAGCTGACCCAGAGGACCAAGCACAGCGTGGGCAGCTCCGCCGAGTCCATTCGTGGCCTGCTGGAGCAGTCCAACGAGCTGCAGCGTATAATTGACGAGTTGCACGGCGAGGCGGGCGGCTCCGTGCGGGCCCTGCCGCGCGGCTAA
- a CDS encoding PAS domain S-box protein, translating to MRHLFESLKSKLIVKITLPVAFILFASIFLWSFYHVEYQKEATIENVIMGADRVSSTIKLGLHYAMMLNSREDIQAIVNNLSKLREVRNVRIINKAGEVMFASNPEQAHNVVSRRDPLCQACHIYTVPKLKPTLGEAIYKDAQEDGERVLRLVSPIANEPGCSDASGCHFHRPDEQILGVLDLAFSLTDVDPLIRQSKQHTAYLAFIQFLVTFATLALLFVVLIKKPINSIIQDARLIAQGRGLLPKRIESGDEIGQLAQAIHQMGNDLVAKNNQLSLQKNLYQDLFEGVPCIITVQDRDFKLLRFNRTFEEKFNASVGEFCYKAYKNRDSKCPDCPVEKTFKTGEFYTTEESGCYRDGSRAHWIVNTAPVYDSDGNLVAAMEMCLDITERKELEGEFKRSEKKYVDIFNNIPSAVFVLDQADFTIRDCNRGAVSLYGWTKGEFSRMSFLDLFSDLEKDEFIDAAEQGGEISQAKHHTKEGREIFVSISISPSEFNQNKVYLVTVSDITTRLETEQQLIQASKMATLGEMATGVAHEINQPLAVIQTSVDLVKRSLNKQEMPPESLLKRVTELIGTQVERASKIITHMREFGRKSKIEMEEVAINDVLRRSLDFFSQQLALRSIEVVWDLDDKLPLVRCEPNRMEQVFTNFLINARDAIEERREKDGPGAPPGRVTIKTMHNRDSVTVRISDNGTGVPESLADKIFEPFFTTKQVGKGTGLGLSISYGIVKEYGGSINVTNNDDGGASFFIRLPAANGRPEEAA from the coding sequence GTGCGGCATCTATTCGAATCGCTCAAGAGCAAGCTGATCGTCAAGATCACGCTGCCGGTGGCGTTCATCCTGTTCGCCAGCATCTTCCTGTGGTCCTTCTACCACGTCGAGTACCAGAAGGAAGCCACCATCGAGAACGTGATCATGGGCGCGGACCGCGTTTCGAGCACCATCAAGCTCGGCCTGCACTACGCCATGATGCTCAACTCCCGCGAGGACATCCAGGCCATCGTCAACAACCTCTCCAAGCTGCGCGAGGTGCGCAACGTGCGCATCATCAACAAGGCCGGGGAGGTGATGTTCGCCAGCAACCCCGAGCAGGCCCACAACGTGGTCTCCCGGCGCGACCCGCTCTGCCAGGCCTGCCACATCTACACCGTGCCCAAGCTCAAGCCCACCCTGGGCGAGGCCATCTACAAGGACGCCCAGGAAGACGGCGAACGCGTGCTGCGGCTGGTGAGCCCCATCGCCAACGAACCCGGTTGCTCGGACGCCTCCGGCTGCCACTTCCACCGCCCGGACGAGCAGATCCTCGGCGTGCTGGACCTGGCCTTCTCGCTCACGGACGTCGACCCGCTCATCCGCCAGAGCAAACAGCACACGGCCTACCTGGCCTTCATCCAGTTCCTGGTCACTTTCGCCACGCTGGCGCTCCTGTTCGTGGTGCTCATCAAGAAGCCCATCAACAGCATCATCCAGGACGCCAGGCTCATCGCCCAGGGCCGCGGCCTCCTGCCCAAACGCATCGAGTCCGGCGACGAGATCGGGCAGCTGGCCCAGGCCATCCACCAGATGGGCAACGACCTTGTGGCCAAGAACAACCAGCTCTCCCTGCAAAAGAACCTCTACCAGGATCTTTTCGAGGGCGTGCCCTGCATCATCACCGTGCAGGACAGGGACTTCAAGCTGCTGCGCTTCAACCGCACCTTCGAGGAGAAATTCAACGCCAGCGTGGGCGAGTTCTGCTACAAGGCCTACAAGAACCGGGACTCCAAATGCCCGGACTGCCCCGTGGAGAAGACCTTCAAGACCGGTGAGTTCTACACCACGGAAGAGAGCGGCTGCTACCGCGACGGCTCCCGCGCGCACTGGATCGTGAACACGGCCCCGGTGTACGACTCCGACGGCAACCTGGTGGCGGCCATGGAGATGTGTCTGGACATCACCGAGCGCAAGGAGCTCGAAGGCGAGTTCAAGCGTTCGGAGAAGAAGTATGTGGACATTTTCAACAACATACCCAGCGCCGTCTTCGTGCTGGACCAGGCCGACTTCACCATCCGCGACTGCAACCGCGGCGCTGTGAGCCTCTACGGCTGGACCAAGGGCGAGTTCTCCCGCATGTCCTTCCTGGACCTCTTCTCGGACCTGGAGAAGGACGAGTTCATCGATGCGGCCGAGCAGGGCGGCGAGATAAGCCAGGCCAAACACCACACCAAGGAGGGGCGCGAGATCTTCGTGAGCATCAGCATCTCGCCCTCGGAGTTCAACCAGAACAAGGTGTATCTGGTCACCGTCAGCGACATCACCACCAGGCTGGAAACGGAGCAGCAGCTCATCCAGGCCAGCAAGATGGCCACCCTGGGCGAGATGGCCACGGGCGTGGCCCACGAGATCAATCAGCCCCTGGCCGTGATCCAGACCAGCGTGGACTTGGTGAAGCGTAGCCTGAACAAACAGGAGATGCCCCCGGAATCCCTGCTCAAGCGCGTGACGGAGCTCATCGGCACGCAGGTGGAGCGGGCCTCCAAGATCATCACCCACATGCGCGAGTTCGGGCGCAAGTCCAAGATCGAAATGGAGGAGGTGGCAATCAACGACGTGCTGCGCCGCTCCCTGGATTTCTTCAGCCAGCAGCTCGCCCTGCGCAGCATCGAGGTGGTCTGGGACCTGGACGACAAGTTGCCCCTGGTGCGCTGCGAGCCAAACCGCATGGAGCAGGTTTTCACCAACTTCCTCATCAACGCCCGCGACGCCATCGAGGAGCGCAGGGAGAAGGACGGCCCCGGCGCGCCCCCCGGGCGGGTGACCATCAAGACCATGCACAACCGCGACAGCGTCACCGTGCGTATCAGCGACAACGGCACGGGAGTGCCCGAATCCCTGGCGGACAAGATCTTCGAGCCTTTCTTCACCACCAAACAGGTGGGCAAGGGCACGGGGCTCGGGCTCTCCATCAGCTACGGCATCGTGAAGGAGTACGGCGGCAGCATCAACGTGACCAACAACGATGACGGCGGGGCCAGCTTCTTCATCAGGCTGCCGGCGGCCAACGGGCGTCCCGAGGAGGCGGCCTGA
- a CDS encoding response regulator, which translates to MGEKVLLVDDDDAIREILGLSIADLGYDVITAANGEEAIAAFTVNEPSIVLTDIKMPGMDGIELLRRLKQLDPEAEVIMISGHGDMDLALKSLQYEALDFITKPIRDELLVNALKRATDKIVMRRQIKEHTQNLERIVKEKSAKLVELERQLAVGQVVEGLSTAMRSLVQSFTDGPSYFNELPCFISIHNRYLEIVAVNQLYQDRLGDLVGHNSWEAYAGRQGSGNACPVWKTINEGKGLRSRETLMGVDGQELPVIVHTAPIFNNEGQVELVIELSVDVTEVGRLQEELRAAREKYHRLFDAVPCYISVVDRDHKLVEANRRFRQDFGECRMGKCFELFKHREDPCQECPIVTTFSDGQTHQWETVVTTKGGEQLIVLIQTAPIYDDKGEIEQVMEISTDITQIRQLQDHLASLGLMLGSMSHGVKGLLTSLDGGVYKVEAGLKREDPQRVREGWAIVRDKIGRIRKMVLDILYYAKSRETECVPVRLDSFGDDMAAIIGPKAASRNVEFKLEVARDAGVMDMDETAMSAALVNFLENSVDACAEDDTKPNHFVAFRIAGDADCVRFEIADNGIGMDQETREKMFTLFFSSKGSRGTGLGLFISNQVIERHGGRIDVESEHGKGTTIIIKLPRLHGEEGKARCED; encoded by the coding sequence ATGGGCGAGAAAGTCTTGCTGGTCGACGATGACGACGCCATCAGGGAGATCCTGGGCCTTTCCATCGCGGACCTGGGATACGACGTCATCACCGCGGCCAACGGCGAGGAGGCCATCGCGGCCTTCACGGTCAACGAACCGAGCATCGTCCTGACCGACATCAAGATGCCGGGCATGGACGGCATCGAGCTCCTGCGCAGGCTCAAGCAGCTCGACCCTGAGGCCGAGGTGATCATGATCTCCGGTCACGGCGACATGGACCTGGCCCTCAAGAGCCTGCAGTACGAAGCCCTGGATTTCATCACCAAGCCCATCCGCGACGAACTCCTGGTGAACGCCCTCAAGCGCGCGACGGACAAGATCGTGATGCGCCGCCAGATCAAGGAGCACACCCAGAACCTGGAGCGCATCGTCAAGGAGAAGTCCGCCAAGCTGGTGGAGCTGGAGCGGCAGCTGGCCGTCGGGCAGGTGGTGGAGGGGCTCTCCACCGCCATGCGCAGCCTGGTGCAGTCCTTCACGGACGGGCCCAGCTACTTCAACGAGCTCCCCTGCTTCATCTCCATCCACAACCGCTACCTCGAGATAGTGGCCGTCAACCAGCTCTACCAGGACCGCCTGGGCGACCTGGTGGGCCATAACAGCTGGGAGGCCTACGCCGGTCGCCAGGGGAGCGGCAACGCCTGCCCGGTCTGGAAGACGATCAACGAGGGCAAGGGCCTGCGCAGCCGCGAAACCCTCATGGGCGTCGACGGCCAGGAGCTTCCCGTGATTGTGCACACCGCGCCCATCTTCAACAACGAGGGGCAGGTGGAGCTGGTGATCGAGCTCTCGGTGGACGTCACCGAGGTCGGCCGCCTGCAGGAGGAGCTGCGCGCCGCCCGCGAAAAATACCACCGCCTCTTCGACGCCGTGCCCTGCTACATCTCCGTGGTGGACAGGGACCACAAGCTGGTGGAGGCCAACCGCCGCTTCCGCCAGGATTTCGGCGAATGCCGCATGGGCAAGTGCTTCGAGCTGTTCAAGCACCGCGAAGACCCCTGCCAGGAGTGCCCCATCGTCACCACCTTCTCCGACGGGCAGACCCACCAGTGGGAGACCGTGGTCACCACCAAGGGTGGCGAGCAACTCATCGTGCTGATCCAGACGGCCCCCATCTACGACGACAAGGGCGAGATCGAGCAGGTCATGGAGATATCCACGGACATCACCCAGATCAGGCAGCTCCAGGACCATCTGGCCTCCCTGGGGCTGATGCTCGGCTCCATGTCCCACGGGGTCAAGGGGCTGCTCACCTCGCTGGACGGCGGCGTGTACAAGGTGGAGGCGGGGCTCAAGCGCGAGGATCCGCAGCGCGTGCGCGAGGGCTGGGCCATCGTCCGCGACAAGATCGGGCGCATCCGCAAGATGGTGCTTGATATCCTCTATTACGCCAAATCGCGCGAGACCGAGTGCGTGCCCGTGCGCCTGGACTCCTTCGGGGACGACATGGCCGCCATCATCGGGCCCAAGGCGGCGTCGCGCAACGTGGAGTTCAAGCTGGAGGTCGCCCGGGACGCAGGCGTCATGGACATGGACGAGACGGCCATGTCCGCCGCGCTGGTGAACTTCCTGGAGAACTCCGTGGACGCCTGCGCCGAGGACGACACCAAGCCCAACCATTTCGTGGCCTTCCGCATCGCCGGCGACGCCGACTGCGTGCGCTTCGAGATTGCTGACAACGGCATCGGCATGGACCAGGAGACAAGGGAGAAGATGTTCACGCTGTTCTTCTCCTCCAAGGGGTCGCGGGGCACGGGGTTGGGGCTGTTCATCTCCAACCAGGTGATCGAGCGCCACGGCGGCAGGATCGACGTGGAGTCGGAGCATGGCAAGGGCACCACGATCATCATCAAGCTGCCAAGGCTCCACGGGGAGGAGGGCAAGGCGCGCTGCGAGGATTGA
- a CDS encoding response regulator codes for MAKKILIIDDDPEIISYLKDVFEEAGYETDGAKNGIEGLEKTQASKPDLITLDMDMPARGGTLFYVKLRQEPSLAEIPVIVISGVGPRPPVLSKNVPVLTKPVDPAKTVKMVKEMLGDA; via the coding sequence ATGGCCAAGAAGATCCTTATCATCGACGATGATCCCGAGATCATCTCGTATCTGAAGGATGTCTTTGAGGAAGCCGGCTACGAGACCGACGGCGCCAAGAACGGCATCGAAGGCCTGGAGAAGACTCAGGCCAGCAAGCCGGACCTGATCACCCTGGACATGGACATGCCCGCCCGCGGCGGCACCCTGTTCTATGTGAAGCTGCGCCAGGAACCGTCCCTGGCCGAGATCCCCGTTATCGTCATCAGCGGCGTCGGCCCCCGCCCGCCCGTTCTGTCCAAGAACGTGCCGGTGCTGACCAAGCCGGTGGACCCCGCCAAGACCGTGAAGATGGTCAAGGAGATGCTGGGCGACGCCTAG
- a CDS encoding DUF1641 domain-containing protein — protein sequence MSSKEDLILEKLGKIEAELADMREAREPMEDLIRDLNPIMKQALYVMINEFKDVEDAFQLEDVMPLVKKIMVNVKNLTWCMDTLESLIDMWNTMEPMMKSALHSTVRYLGTLEARGVFRTYEAMLEVRAKVAQHYGPEDIEAMGDSFVALLGLLKKMSTPEMIELLDKLTDLPANIKLENAKPIGPMGLVGAVSNSEVKAGIGVAMEMVKALGKLK from the coding sequence ATGAGCAGCAAAGAGGATCTGATTCTCGAAAAACTCGGCAAGATAGAAGCCGAGCTGGCTGATATGCGTGAGGCCAGGGAGCCCATGGAAGATCTGATTCGTGATCTGAATCCGATCATGAAACAGGCGCTCTATGTCATGATCAACGAGTTCAAGGACGTCGAAGACGCCTTCCAGCTCGAGGACGTGATGCCCCTGGTCAAGAAGATCATGGTCAACGTTAAAAACCTGACCTGGTGCATGGATACGCTCGAAAGCCTCATCGACATGTGGAACACCATGGAGCCGATGATGAAGAGCGCCCTGCACAGCACGGTCCGCTACCTGGGCACCCTGGAGGCGCGCGGCGTGTTCCGCACCTACGAGGCCATGCTCGAGGTGCGCGCCAAGGTGGCCCAGCACTACGGCCCCGAGGACATCGAGGCCATGGGCGACAGCTTCGTCGCTCTGCTGGGTCTCTTGAAGAAGATGTCCACCCCGGAGATGATCGAGCTGCTGGACAAGCTCACGGATCTTCCGGCGAACATCAAGCTGGAAAACGCCAAGCCCATCGGCCCCATGGGCCTCGTGGGCGCGGTCTCCAACTCCGAGGTCAAGGCCGGCATCGGCGTGGCCATGGAGATGGTCAAGGCCCTGGGCAAGCTGAAATAA
- a CDS encoding NAD(P)/FAD-dependent oxidoreductase translates to MKKLLILGAGCGGCIIANKMRKKLDEKEWKITIIDRSTVNHYQPGWLFVPFGVYDIKDCVRPLSGFIPKGVDFVNEEITNIDPVGKVVTTTNGKHDYDWIVVATGCSIMPEEIEGMMDGWKKNIHDFYTPNGAVDLFHKLQRFEKGKMILNIAEMPIKCPVAPLEFLFLADWYFSTQDTRHNIEIELVTPLTGAFTKPVAASILGKICEEKNIKIVPNFEIAAVDAERGVVESMKGDEVEFDLMVAIPPNFGSQVIIDSDIGDPMGYLKTDHYTLKSPDYENMYILGDATNVPTSKAGSVTHFEADVLVENLHRDIEGLAPRPEFDGHSNCFIVTGYEKAALIDFNYKVEPLPGKYPFPGVGPFGLLEESYMNYWGKMMFKWVYFNLMLKGKDLPLEPQMFMAGKKRPKGF, encoded by the coding sequence ATGAAAAAACTTCTCATTCTTGGTGCTGGCTGCGGCGGTTGCATAATCGCCAACAAAATGCGCAAGAAACTGGACGAGAAAGAGTGGAAGATCACGATCATCGATCGCTCCACCGTCAACCACTACCAGCCCGGCTGGCTGTTCGTGCCCTTCGGCGTCTACGACATCAAGGACTGCGTCCGTCCCCTGTCCGGCTTCATTCCCAAGGGCGTGGACTTCGTCAACGAGGAGATCACCAACATCGACCCCGTTGGCAAGGTCGTCACCACCACCAACGGCAAGCATGACTACGACTGGATCGTAGTGGCCACCGGCTGCTCGATCATGCCCGAGGAAATCGAAGGCATGATGGACGGCTGGAAGAAGAACATCCACGACTTCTACACCCCCAACGGCGCGGTGGACCTTTTCCACAAGCTCCAGCGCTTCGAAAAGGGTAAGATGATCCTGAACATCGCGGAGATGCCCATCAAGTGCCCGGTGGCTCCTCTGGAGTTCCTGTTCCTGGCCGACTGGTACTTCTCCACTCAGGACACCCGCCACAACATCGAGATCGAACTGGTGACCCCGCTCACCGGCGCGTTCACCAAGCCCGTGGCCGCCTCCATCCTGGGCAAGATCTGCGAAGAGAAGAACATCAAGATCGTTCCCAACTTCGAGATCGCTGCCGTCGACGCCGAGCGCGGCGTTGTCGAGTCCATGAAGGGCGACGAAGTGGAGTTCGACCTGATGGTCGCCATTCCGCCCAACTTCGGCTCCCAGGTGATCATCGATTCCGACATCGGCGACCCCATGGGCTACCTCAAGACCGACCACTACACCCTGAAGTCCCCGGATTACGAGAACATGTACATCCTGGGCGACGCCACCAACGTGCCGACCTCCAAGGCCGGCTCCGTGACCCACTTCGAGGCCGACGTGCTGGTGGAGAACCTGCACCGCGACATCGAAGGCCTGGCCCCGCGCCCCGAGTTCGACGGCCACTCCAACTGCTTCATCGTCACCGGTTACGAAAAGGCCGCGCTCATCGACTTCAACTACAAGGTCGAGCCGCTGCCGGGCAAGTATCCGTTCCCGGGCGTCGGTCCCTTCGGCCTGCTGGAAGAGTCCTACATGAACTACTGGGGCAAGATGATGTTCAAGTGGGTCTACTTCAACCTCATGCTCAAAGGTAAGGATCTGCCCCTCGAGCCCCAGATGTTCATGGCCGGCAAAAAACGCCCCAAGGGCTTCTAG